A genomic window from Pseudonocardia broussonetiae includes:
- a CDS encoding enoyl-CoA hydratase/isomerase family protein, translating into MSTATDPGELRTDGPAVVVEQRGSALWLRIDRPDRMNGISPEVLAGLEAGLDRAERTPGVRAVVLASTGAAFCAGADLAHVRRLVAESGGHQAFLREAGRVLCRIEEFPLPVIAAVQGLALAGGLELLLCADLVVAAESARIGDAHANYGLLPGGGGSIRLPRRVGPARARYLLFTGDVRPAREFLDTDLVTAVVPDAELVAAVDRIVEKIARKSPSGLRRMKELVADGLEVPQSVGLRMELQQSAAHERSPDFEEGLSAFFAKRSPRFGDR; encoded by the coding sequence GTGAGCACCGCCACCGATCCCGGCGAGCTGCGGACCGACGGTCCCGCCGTCGTCGTCGAGCAGCGGGGGAGCGCGCTCTGGCTGCGGATCGACCGGCCGGACCGGATGAACGGGATCTCGCCGGAGGTCCTCGCCGGACTGGAGGCGGGGCTGGACCGGGCGGAGCGGACGCCGGGCGTCCGGGCGGTCGTCCTCGCCTCCACCGGGGCGGCGTTCTGCGCCGGCGCCGACCTGGCGCACGTGCGGCGGCTCGTCGCGGAGTCGGGCGGGCACCAGGCCTTCCTGCGCGAGGCCGGCCGGGTGCTGTGCCGGATCGAGGAGTTCCCGCTCCCGGTCATCGCCGCGGTGCAGGGCCTCGCGCTGGCCGGCGGGCTCGAGCTGCTGCTCTGCGCGGACCTCGTCGTCGCGGCCGAGTCGGCCCGCATCGGTGACGCGCACGCCAACTACGGACTGCTGCCGGGCGGTGGCGGCTCCATCCGGCTGCCCCGCCGCGTGGGTCCCGCCCGGGCCCGCTACCTGCTGTTCACCGGCGACGTCCGGCCGGCGCGCGAGTTCCTCGACACGGACCTGGTCACGGCCGTCGTGCCGGACGCCGAGCTGGTCGCCGCCGTCGACCGGATCGTCGAGAAGATCGCCCGGAAGAGCCCCAGCGGCCTGCGCCGGATGAAGGAGCTCGTGGCCGACGGCCTGGAGGTCCCGCAGTCCGTGGGCCTGCGGATGGAGCTGCAGCAGTCCGCGGCCCACGAGCGGTCGCCCGACTTCGAGGAGGGCCTCTCCGCCTTCTTCGCCAAGCGTTCCCCCCGTTTCGGCGACCGCTGA
- a CDS encoding MFS transporter: protein MDNAVPAPSRARRRAVAAICIGNFVEWFDFGVYAVFATIIAQQFFPAEDPLASLLATFAVFGVAYVARPFGAIVFGHFGDRVGRRDVLAVVMVLMALSTAMIGLTPNYASIGIAAPVVLALARALQGFSVGGEWGGAASFLAEHAPPHRRGAYGGLMMGTLMLGILAGAVCATLLTLFMPADALASWGWRIPFLLALPLGAVGLYLRLKLEESPRFREVAESSHVQQAPLVQALRVHWRAMLRVVGIAVLVTSGTYLLGFLISYSVQILRYDLITALAVDVAALAACVVMIAVTSQLSDRYGRVPLLRWSGVALLVLVVPLFLLMGQGPAGLVVGQVLLGAAVGSYAGPITAAVTELFPTDVRYSGLSLSYSVATSVFGGTTPLIVTFLLQRTGDPLAPGWFIMATAAVSVSVAFLWRETARDALADVSESPHRAPADRPVAAEGAIG from the coding sequence ATGGACAACGCTGTTCCGGCACCGTCGCGCGCACGTCGCCGCGCGGTCGCCGCCATCTGCATCGGCAACTTCGTCGAGTGGTTCGACTTCGGCGTCTACGCCGTCTTCGCCACGATCATCGCCCAGCAGTTCTTCCCGGCCGAGGACCCCCTGGCCTCGCTGCTGGCCACCTTCGCCGTCTTCGGCGTCGCCTACGTCGCCCGTCCCTTCGGCGCGATCGTGTTCGGCCACTTCGGCGACCGGGTCGGCCGCCGCGACGTCCTGGCGGTCGTCATGGTCCTCATGGCGCTCTCGACCGCGATGATCGGCCTCACGCCGAACTACGCGTCCATCGGCATCGCCGCGCCCGTCGTCCTCGCGCTCGCCCGGGCGCTGCAGGGCTTCTCGGTCGGCGGGGAGTGGGGTGGGGCCGCCTCGTTCCTGGCCGAGCACGCACCGCCGCACCGGCGGGGGGCCTACGGCGGGCTGATGATGGGCACGCTCATGCTGGGCATCCTGGCCGGCGCCGTCTGCGCGACGCTGCTGACGCTGTTCATGCCCGCCGACGCGCTGGCGTCGTGGGGCTGGCGCATCCCGTTCCTGCTCGCCCTGCCGCTCGGCGCGGTCGGTCTCTACCTGCGGCTCAAGCTGGAGGAGTCGCCCCGCTTCCGCGAGGTCGCCGAGTCCTCCCACGTGCAGCAGGCGCCGCTGGTCCAGGCGCTGCGGGTGCACTGGCGGGCGATGCTGCGCGTCGTCGGCATCGCGGTGCTGGTCACCTCGGGCACCTACCTGCTCGGGTTCCTGATCAGCTACTCGGTGCAGATCCTGCGGTACGACCTGATCACGGCACTGGCGGTCGACGTCGCCGCGCTGGCGGCGTGCGTCGTGATGATCGCCGTGACCTCGCAGCTGTCGGACCGCTACGGCCGCGTGCCCCTCCTGCGCTGGTCGGGGGTCGCGCTGCTCGTCCTGGTGGTCCCGCTCTTCCTGCTGATGGGACAGGGACCGGCTGGCCTGGTCGTGGGGCAGGTGCTGCTGGGGGCGGCGGTCGGGTCCTACGCGGGGCCCATCACCGCGGCGGTGACGGAGCTGTTCCCGACCGACGTGCGCTACAGCGGCCTGTCCCTGAGCTACAGCGTCGCGACGTCGGTGTTCGGCGGGACGACCCCGCTGATCGTCACGTTCCTGCTGCAGCGCACGGGCGACCCCCTGGCTCCCGGCTGGTTCATCATGGCCACGGCGGCGGTGTCGGTGTCGGTCGCCTTCCTGTGGCGGGAGACGGCCCGCGACGCCCTCGCGGACGTCTCCGAGTCGCCGCACCGGGCGCCGGCGGACCGCCCGGTCGCGGCGGAAGGGGCGATCGGATGA
- a CDS encoding AMP-binding protein, whose protein sequence is MSAAVDVTYSRLIVDALTARPEREAFVQGDRRLTYGQTADLTGRIQQVLAEHGIGPGTGVGTLSPNLPEAWMVQAATYLLGGRYSGLHPLGSVDDHVRLCADADVRVLVVHPDHAETAAAVAARSPGVEHVLGLGGSELGKDLLVLADAMPSIRLDAGPAGLDDVAWLQFTGGTTGEPKGVPNTQRACAAQAQIWLSSYGVPDRARYLASSPITHAALLTILPTFLRGGTVVLHRGFDPEAWLATVAAERIDIALMVPTMVSAVLDALQPGRHDLSSMRTLLYGAAPMSRTRIAEAWERIGPVLRQGYACSEAGGPIAVLEPDDHDPAGARPELLDSCGRTAIGVRTAILDPDGHPVPDGEVGEICVRAPGVMAGYWRRPDLSAQVLRHGWLYTGDMGRRDDQGYLYLVDRSKDMIITGGFNVYPREVEDVLMEHPALAAAAVIGTPDPRWGEAVRAVVTLRPGTTVDPAALGDELKALVRRRKGPHYAPKAVEVVDALPTTPVGKIDKKALRAPYWAGHARQVN, encoded by the coding sequence ATGAGCGCCGCCGTCGACGTCACCTACAGCCGGCTGATCGTGGACGCGCTGACGGCGCGGCCCGAGCGGGAGGCGTTCGTCCAGGGCGACCGGCGCCTGACCTACGGGCAGACCGCGGACCTCACCGGCCGGATCCAGCAGGTGCTGGCCGAGCACGGGATCGGGCCGGGCACCGGGGTCGGCACGCTGAGCCCCAACCTGCCCGAGGCGTGGATGGTGCAGGCGGCGACCTACCTGCTGGGCGGGCGCTACAGCGGCCTGCACCCGCTCGGCTCGGTCGACGACCACGTGCGGCTGTGCGCGGACGCGGACGTCCGGGTGCTCGTCGTGCACCCCGACCACGCGGAGACCGCGGCCGCCGTCGCCGCCCGCTCGCCCGGCGTCGAGCACGTGCTCGGCCTCGGCGGGTCGGAGCTGGGGAAGGACCTGCTGGTCCTGGCCGACGCGATGCCGTCCATCCGGCTCGACGCCGGCCCGGCCGGCCTCGACGACGTCGCCTGGCTGCAGTTCACCGGGGGCACGACGGGCGAGCCCAAGGGCGTGCCCAACACCCAGCGGGCGTGCGCGGCCCAGGCGCAGATCTGGCTGAGCTCCTACGGCGTGCCGGACCGGGCGCGCTACCTCGCGTCGTCGCCGATCACGCACGCCGCCCTGCTGACGATCCTGCCGACGTTCCTGCGCGGCGGCACCGTCGTGCTGCACCGGGGCTTCGACCCGGAGGCGTGGCTGGCCACGGTGGCCGCCGAGCGCATCGACATCGCCCTGATGGTCCCCACGATGGTCTCCGCCGTCCTCGACGCGCTGCAGCCGGGCCGCCACGACCTGTCCTCGATGCGCACGCTGCTCTACGGGGCCGCGCCGATGTCCCGGACGCGGATCGCCGAGGCGTGGGAGCGGATCGGGCCGGTGCTGCGGCAGGGCTACGCCTGCTCGGAGGCCGGCGGGCCGATCGCCGTGCTCGAGCCGGACGACCACGACCCCGCGGGTGCGCGGCCGGAGCTGCTGGACTCCTGCGGGCGCACCGCGATCGGCGTCCGCACGGCGATCCTCGACCCGGACGGCCATCCCGTGCCCGACGGGGAGGTCGGCGAGATCTGCGTGCGCGCACCCGGTGTCATGGCGGGCTACTGGCGCCGGCCGGACCTGAGCGCGCAGGTGCTGCGGCACGGGTGGCTCTACACCGGCGACATGGGCCGGCGTGACGACCAGGGCTACCTCTACCTCGTCGACCGCTCCAAGGACATGATCATCACCGGCGGGTTCAACGTGTACCCCCGCGAGGTCGAGGACGTCCTCATGGAGCACCCGGCGCTCGCGGCGGCCGCGGTGATCGGCACGCCGGACCCGCGGTGGGGCGAGGCGGTGCGGGCCGTGGTCACGCTCCGGCCGGGCACGACCGTCGACCCCGCCGCGCTGGGCGACGAGCTGAAGGCCCTGGTCCGCAGGCGCAAGGGGCCGCACTACGCCCCGAAGGCGGTCGAGGTCGTCGACGCCCTGCCGACCACGCCCGTCGGCAAGATCGACAAGAAGGCCCTCCGCGCCCCGTACTGGGCCGGCCACGCACGCCAGGTCAACTGA
- a CDS encoding TIGR03617 family F420-dependent LLM class oxidoreductase, whose amino-acid sequence MQIDVRVRNPLEFIGDDARLAEELGVDGVLNAEIEEDPFPGLALAAARTERVAFGPAVAVAFARTPMTVAYPAYHLQRFSRGRFVLGLGSQIRPHVERRYGMPWSRPAARMKEFVSALHAIWRTWDTGEPLDFRGEFYTHTLMAPMMSPTRNGSGPPKVFLAAVGPQMLRVTGEVADGLFPHAFVTERYLREVIVPTVREGQRAAGRPDDAVEIAVSSLIATDEAEFEAARAQIAFYASTLAYRPVLDLHGWGALQDELHPLSKQGRWGEMTPLVPDEVVRAMTVTGSDAEIATGLRTRFTGVADRLNFYVPGDVPPPGRYAGLIAELKR is encoded by the coding sequence ATGCAGATCGACGTGCGCGTGCGCAACCCGCTCGAGTTCATCGGCGACGACGCCCGGCTGGCGGAGGAGCTGGGGGTCGACGGCGTCCTCAACGCCGAGATCGAGGAGGACCCCTTCCCGGGACTGGCGCTCGCCGCGGCGCGGACGGAGCGGGTGGCCTTCGGGCCCGCCGTCGCCGTCGCGTTCGCCCGCACCCCCATGACCGTCGCCTACCCCGCCTACCACCTGCAGCGCTTCTCCCGGGGCCGGTTCGTCCTCGGCCTGGGCAGCCAGATCCGCCCGCACGTCGAGCGCCGCTACGGGATGCCGTGGAGCAGGCCGGCGGCGCGGATGAAGGAGTTCGTCTCCGCCCTGCACGCCATCTGGCGCACCTGGGACACCGGTGAGCCGCTGGACTTCCGCGGCGAGTTCTACACGCACACGCTGATGGCGCCGATGATGTCGCCGACGCGCAACGGGTCCGGGCCGCCCAAGGTCTTCCTGGCGGCCGTCGGCCCGCAGATGCTGCGCGTCACCGGCGAGGTGGCCGACGGACTCTTCCCGCACGCCTTCGTGACCGAGCGCTACCTGCGCGAGGTCATCGTGCCGACCGTGCGCGAGGGCCAGCGCGCCGCGGGCCGGCCCGACGACGCGGTGGAGATCGCCGTGTCGTCGCTGATCGCCACGGACGAGGCCGAGTTCGAGGCGGCCCGCGCCCAGATCGCCTTCTACGCCTCCACGCTCGCCTACCGGCCGGTGCTCGACCTGCACGGCTGGGGGGCGCTGCAGGACGAGCTGCACCCGCTGTCCAAGCAGGGCCGCTGGGGCGAGATGACGCCGCTGGTGCCCGACGAGGTGGTCCGCGCGATGACCGTGACGGGGTCCGACGCCGAGATCGCCACGGGTCTCCGGACGCGGTTCACCGGGGTCGCGGACCGCCTGAACTTCTACGTCCCCGGTGACGTGCCCCCGCCCGGCCGCTACGCCGGCCTGATCGCCGAGCTGAAGCGATGA
- a CDS encoding SDR family NAD(P)-dependent oxidoreductase — MQTASPPASTGLLDLTGRTVLVTGAGQGVGREVALYCAAHGATVVVNDYHADRAASVAAEITDGGGAALPETCDVTVFDDVLAMVARVEDAVGGVDVLVNNAGNAGPVVDGTVPAPPFWETGPQEWDPWLGTNFFGVLHATRAALPGMVARGWGRVITTISDAGRVGEPNLAVYGGAKAGAAGFSRGLAKAVGRHGITVNCVSLGSIDTPGVAALNADPEVVRKSLGRYVIRRIGRPDDVAGMVLFLASGSASWITGQTYPVNGGYSFAV, encoded by the coding sequence GTGCAGACCGCATCCCCGCCGGCGTCGACCGGCCTCCTCGACCTGACCGGGCGCACCGTGCTCGTCACCGGCGCCGGGCAGGGCGTCGGCCGCGAGGTGGCGCTCTACTGCGCCGCGCACGGCGCCACGGTCGTGGTCAACGACTACCACGCCGACCGGGCCGCGTCCGTGGCCGCCGAGATCACCGACGGCGGTGGCGCCGCGCTCCCCGAGACCTGCGACGTCACCGTGTTCGACGACGTCCTCGCCATGGTCGCCCGCGTGGAGGACGCGGTGGGCGGCGTCGACGTGCTGGTCAACAACGCCGGCAACGCCGGGCCCGTCGTCGACGGCACGGTCCCCGCGCCGCCGTTCTGGGAGACCGGTCCGCAGGAGTGGGACCCGTGGCTGGGCACCAACTTCTTCGGCGTCCTGCACGCGACCCGCGCGGCGCTGCCCGGGATGGTGGCGCGCGGCTGGGGCCGGGTGATCACCACGATCTCCGACGCCGGCCGGGTCGGCGAGCCCAACCTGGCCGTCTACGGCGGGGCGAAGGCGGGCGCCGCCGGGTTCTCCCGTGGCCTCGCGAAGGCCGTCGGCCGTCACGGGATCACCGTGAACTGCGTCTCCCTGGGTTCGATCGACACCCCGGGCGTCGCGGCGCTCAACGCCGACCCGGAGGTGGTCCGCAAGAGCCTCGGCCGGTACGTGATCCGGCGCATCGGCCGGCCCGACGACGTCGCCGGGATGGTCCTGTTCCTCGCCTCCGGGTCCGCCTCGTGGATCACCGGCCAGACCTACCCGGTCAACGGCGGCTACTCCTTCGCCGTCTGA
- a CDS encoding hydantoinase/oxoprolinase family protein has translation MTYVIGIDVGGTFTDAFATDEQGRVHSAKSPSTPPDFEQGVLNAVDELAAAAGLDTASLLRDTSHICHGTTATLNALVTGDVARVGFLTTTGHADSIMIMNLEGRYAGRDSDYVKNMTRHTKPAPLVPRSRIREITERVDSGGEVVVPLDEDGARTAIAELIADGVEAFAVSLLWSFSNPRHERRLRELVHEQAPDAYVGLSSELSPRIREYPRNVTTIMSTQVGPRLRDYLVPLRAQLDARGFDGSLLVMQGSGGAITAEDAPARAITTIGSVLTGGLIGCRNLGRQLGHDNIISTDIGGTTFLVGMVVDGEPVKSTTTVLNQYTISTPTVKVSTIGSGGGAIAWLDAGGNLRVGPRSAGARPGPACYGAGGVEPTVTDADLVLGIVNPDNFLGGRRTLDRGLAEKALRERIGDPLGLDVEDAAAAVYAIQNAQAADLVRNVVVNAGYDPRDFVVYSFGGAGPVHCVNYSRDLGAKAVVVPLGATAATFSAYGLATSDVVLAGELSDPANFPVPAESMQRAFDGLEADLRERMSAQRLPFASIQVDREVDVRYSMQLSEVATPVSAGRIDEAAVAAVADDFDALYARLYGAEAGFRAAGHQLITYRSYATGTLPVRSELPQAPTGSGGPRPHGRRRAFLAHEQGWQDVDVYHYADLRAGHAFSGPAVVEADTTTLAVPQGTDAAVDHLGNIVLTSGKA, from the coding sequence ATGACCTACGTGATCGGCATCGACGTCGGCGGCACCTTCACCGACGCGTTCGCCACCGACGAGCAGGGCCGCGTCCACTCGGCCAAGTCGCCGTCGACCCCTCCCGACTTCGAGCAGGGCGTGCTCAACGCCGTCGACGAGCTCGCCGCGGCGGCCGGCCTGGACACCGCGTCCCTGCTCCGCGACACCTCCCACATCTGCCACGGCACCACCGCCACGCTGAACGCGCTGGTCACCGGCGACGTCGCCCGGGTCGGGTTCCTCACGACCACCGGGCACGCCGACTCGATCATGATCATGAACCTGGAGGGCCGCTACGCCGGCCGCGACTCCGACTACGTGAAGAACATGACCCGCCACACCAAGCCCGCGCCGCTCGTGCCGCGCAGCCGGATCCGCGAGATCACCGAGCGCGTCGACAGCGGCGGCGAGGTCGTCGTGCCGCTCGACGAGGACGGCGCGCGCACGGCGATCGCCGAGCTGATCGCCGACGGCGTCGAGGCGTTCGCGGTCTCCCTGCTCTGGTCGTTCTCGAACCCGCGGCACGAGCGCAGGCTGCGCGAGCTCGTCCACGAGCAGGCGCCCGACGCCTACGTGGGCCTGTCCAGCGAGCTCAGCCCGCGGATCCGCGAGTACCCGCGCAACGTCACCACGATCATGAGCACGCAGGTCGGCCCGCGGCTGCGCGACTACCTCGTCCCGCTGCGGGCCCAGCTCGACGCGCGCGGCTTCGACGGGTCGCTGCTGGTCATGCAGGGGTCGGGCGGGGCGATCACCGCCGAGGACGCCCCCGCCCGCGCGATCACGACGATCGGGTCGGTGCTCACCGGCGGGCTGATCGGCTGCCGGAACCTGGGGCGCCAGCTCGGCCACGACAACATCATCTCCACCGACATCGGGGGGACGACGTTCCTGGTCGGGATGGTGGTCGACGGCGAGCCCGTCAAGTCGACGACCACGGTCCTCAACCAGTACACGATCAGCACGCCGACGGTGAAGGTGAGCACCATCGGCAGCGGCGGCGGCGCGATCGCCTGGCTCGACGCCGGTGGGAACCTGCGGGTCGGGCCGCGCAGCGCGGGCGCCCGCCCGGGCCCGGCCTGCTACGGCGCCGGCGGGGTCGAACCGACGGTCACCGACGCCGACCTGGTGCTGGGCATCGTCAACCCGGACAACTTCCTCGGCGGGCGGCGCACGCTCGACCGCGGGCTCGCGGAGAAGGCCCTCCGCGAACGGATCGGCGACCCCCTGGGCCTCGACGTCGAGGACGCCGCGGCGGCCGTCTACGCGATTCAGAACGCGCAGGCCGCCGACCTCGTGCGCAACGTCGTGGTCAACGCCGGATACGACCCGCGCGACTTCGTCGTCTACTCCTTCGGCGGCGCCGGCCCGGTGCACTGCGTCAACTACTCCCGGGACCTGGGGGCGAAGGCCGTCGTCGTGCCGCTGGGCGCGACCGCGGCGACGTTCTCCGCCTACGGCCTCGCGACCAGCGACGTCGTCCTGGCCGGGGAGCTCTCGGACCCGGCGAACTTCCCGGTCCCGGCGGAGTCGATGCAGCGCGCCTTCGACGGCCTGGAGGCCGACCTGCGCGAGCGGATGAGCGCCCAGCGGCTGCCCTTCGCGAGCATCCAGGTCGACCGCGAGGTCGACGTCCGCTACAGCATGCAGCTCTCCGAGGTGGCCACCCCCGTGTCCGCCGGCCGGATCGACGAGGCCGCGGTGGCCGCCGTCGCCGACGACTTCGACGCCCTCTACGCGCGGCTCTACGGCGCCGAGGCCGGGTTCCGCGCCGCGGGCCACCAGCTCATCACCTACCGCAGCTACGCCACGGGCACCCTGCCCGTGCGCTCCGAGCTGCCGCAGGCGCCGACCGGGAGCGGGGGCCCCCGTCCGCACGGGCGGCGGCGCGCGTTCCTCGCCCACGAGCAGGGCTGGCAGGACGTCGACGTCTACCACTACGCGGACCTGCGTGCCGGGCACGCGTTCAGCGGCCCCGCCGTCGTCGAGGCCGACACCACCACCCTCGCGGTGCCGCAGGGCACCGACGCCGCCGTCGACCACCTCGGCAACATCGTCCTCACCAGCGGGAAGGCCTGA
- a CDS encoding hydantoinase B/oxoprolinase family protein: MPVTPVPGSEKFAYRPTPAPRLREIAGEHIRLHDVTAEEVASVDPLTYEVVRHRLESITYEMGEAIKRMSGSVIVTDCNDFNFAIMDEIGDEVEIGLYNTALCAAIDMAVKWTLEHRGANPGIRPGDMFLCNDPWVGGGLHQNDTALFAPLFVGDELFAWTGAVAHQIDLGGVSPGSWSVRSTDVFWESLPTPPVKIVEGGVLRSDIEDVWLRRSRVPALVGLDLRAKIGANHMAQERLTELVDRYGAGTVKAVMRRILDSAEQRVRAKLAGIADGEWSAVAYQDSAREGDDALYRIVCTLRKQGEGLHFDFTGTDPQADGLINCTHAGVRGGITPAVLTALCGDVPWAPAGVFRCIEITSEPGTINDCTFPAGVSKGSVASAWATLNVVTECLGAMLDTHEESRPNVTGVCLGSWDLALLAGLDQRGAPFVSMVGDAMAGGFGARSDQDGVDTGGMAGAPMGRIPDVEMTEFSYPMLYLWRREEPDSGGPGRFRGGVGGSSCFVMHRSAAPALHLVVSGGGKAIPQSSGISGGYPANTQLDMAIRDADVRAQLAAGRIATTLEEITGRREVMPPHLETVLGERDVYYMAWQGGGGYGDPLHRDPALVEADLRAGKVTATAAADVYGVVTRPDDGAVDDDGTDRRRRDLRSGRLAAATPRPEESAR; encoded by the coding sequence ATGCCCGTCACCCCCGTCCCCGGGTCGGAGAAGTTCGCCTACCGGCCCACCCCCGCCCCGCGGCTGCGCGAGATCGCCGGGGAGCACATCCGGCTGCACGACGTCACCGCCGAGGAGGTCGCGTCCGTCGACCCGCTCACCTACGAGGTCGTGCGGCACCGGCTGGAGTCGATCACCTACGAGATGGGTGAGGCGATCAAGCGGATGTCCGGGTCGGTGATCGTCACCGACTGCAACGACTTCAACTTCGCGATCATGGACGAGATCGGCGACGAGGTCGAGATCGGCCTCTACAACACCGCCCTCTGCGCCGCCATCGACATGGCCGTGAAGTGGACCCTCGAGCACCGCGGGGCCAACCCGGGCATCCGGCCCGGCGACATGTTCCTGTGCAACGACCCGTGGGTCGGCGGTGGCCTGCACCAGAACGACACCGCGCTGTTCGCGCCCCTGTTCGTCGGCGACGAGCTCTTCGCCTGGACCGGCGCCGTCGCCCACCAGATCGACCTCGGCGGCGTCTCGCCGGGCAGCTGGTCGGTGCGGTCCACCGACGTGTTCTGGGAGTCCCTGCCCACGCCGCCGGTCAAGATCGTCGAGGGCGGCGTGCTGCGCAGCGACATCGAGGACGTCTGGCTCCGGCGCAGCCGGGTGCCCGCGCTGGTGGGCCTGGACCTGCGGGCCAAGATCGGCGCGAACCACATGGCGCAGGAGCGGCTCACCGAGCTGGTCGACCGCTACGGGGCCGGCACCGTCAAGGCGGTCATGCGCCGCATCCTCGACAGCGCCGAGCAGCGCGTGCGCGCCAAGCTCGCCGGCATCGCCGACGGCGAGTGGTCGGCCGTCGCGTACCAGGACTCCGCCCGCGAGGGCGACGACGCGCTGTACCGGATCGTCTGCACGCTGCGCAAGCAGGGCGAGGGGCTGCACTTCGACTTCACCGGCACCGACCCGCAGGCCGACGGGCTGATCAACTGCACGCACGCCGGGGTGCGGGGCGGGATCACGCCCGCCGTCCTCACCGCGCTGTGCGGCGACGTCCCGTGGGCGCCTGCGGGGGTGTTCCGGTGCATCGAGATCACCAGCGAGCCCGGCACCATCAACGACTGCACCTTCCCCGCGGGGGTCAGCAAGGGTTCCGTCGCGTCGGCGTGGGCGACCCTCAACGTCGTCACCGAGTGCCTGGGCGCGATGCTCGACACCCACGAGGAGAGCCGTCCGAACGTCACCGGGGTGTGCCTCGGGTCGTGGGACCTCGCCCTGCTCGCGGGGCTGGACCAGCGCGGCGCGCCGTTCGTCAGCATGGTCGGCGACGCCATGGCCGGGGGCTTCGGCGCCCGCTCGGACCAGGACGGCGTCGACACCGGCGGCATGGCGGGGGCGCCGATGGGCCGCATCCCCGACGTCGAGATGACCGAGTTCAGCTACCCGATGCTCTACCTGTGGCGCCGGGAGGAGCCCGACTCCGGCGGTCCCGGCCGCTTCCGCGGCGGCGTGGGCGGCTCGTCGTGCTTCGTCATGCACCGCAGCGCGGCGCCCGCCCTGCACCTGGTGGTCTCCGGTGGCGGCAAGGCGATCCCGCAGTCGTCGGGGATCTCCGGCGGGTACCCCGCGAACACCCAGCTGGACATGGCGATCCGGGACGCCGACGTCCGCGCCCAGCTCGCGGCGGGCCGGATCGCGACGACGCTCGAGGAGATCACCGGCCGGCGCGAGGTGATGCCCCCGCACCTGGAGACGGTGCTGGGGGAGCGCGACGTCTACTACATGGCCTGGCAGGGCGGCGGCGGGTACGGCGACCCCCTGCACCGCGACCCGGCGCTGGTCGAGGCGGACCTGCGCGCGGGCAAGGTCACCGCCACCGCGGCCGCCGACGTCTACGGGGTGGTCACCCGGCCCGACGACGGCGCGGTCGACGACGACGGCACCGACCGCAGGCGCCGCGACCTCCGCTCCGGCCGGCTCGCGGCGGCCACCCCCCGGCCCGAGGAGAGCGCACGATGA
- a CDS encoding helix-turn-helix transcriptional regulator, with amino-acid sequence MPPSELGAYLSARRAQVGPQDVNLPSAGHRRVAGLRREEVALLAGVSVDYYARLEQGRERFPSAQVVDALAVALRLDDDGRSHLFRLAGQSPRARTAAVSEHVDPSLLQLMDAWPSNPAVVYNRAYDVLASNAIADALFHSWSHSRNLMHVVFTDPAARTFYQDWHEVARNSVAGFRLAHGEAPDDPRTRHVLAEMFADSPEFARLWTAHDARGKSVERKRFRHAEVGPLTLTMQTFDVRSSPGQELVVYHAEPGSPSSEALALLGSLSAQPHLDA; translated from the coding sequence GTGCCCCCGTCCGAGCTCGGCGCCTACCTGAGCGCCCGCCGCGCACAGGTGGGGCCGCAGGACGTCAACCTGCCGAGCGCGGGCCACCGCAGGGTGGCGGGCCTGCGCCGCGAGGAGGTGGCCCTGCTGGCCGGCGTCAGCGTCGACTACTACGCGCGCCTGGAGCAGGGCCGGGAGCGGTTCCCGTCGGCGCAGGTGGTCGACGCGCTCGCCGTCGCGCTGCGGCTCGACGACGACGGCCGCAGCCACCTGTTCCGCCTGGCCGGGCAGAGCCCGCGGGCGCGGACCGCCGCCGTCAGCGAGCACGTCGACCCGAGCCTGCTGCAGCTCATGGACGCCTGGCCGAGCAACCCGGCCGTCGTCTACAACCGGGCGTACGACGTGCTCGCGTCGAACGCCATCGCCGACGCGCTCTTCCACTCCTGGTCGCACTCGCGCAACCTCATGCACGTCGTCTTCACCGACCCGGCCGCCCGCACCTTCTACCAGGACTGGCACGAGGTCGCGCGGAACTCGGTCGCCGGGTTCCGGCTCGCCCACGGCGAGGCCCCCGACGACCCGCGGACCCGCCACGTGCTGGCGGAGATGTTCGCCGACAGTCCGGAGTTCGCGCGGCTGTGGACCGCCCACGACGCCCGCGGCAAGTCCGTCGAGCGCAAGCGCTTCCGCCACGCCGAGGTCGGGCCGCTGACCCTGACCATGCAGACCTTCGACGTCCGGTCGAGCCCGGGCCAGGAGCTCGTCGTCTACCACGCCGAGCCCGGCTCCCCGAGCAGCGAGGCGCTGGCCCTGCTGGGCTCACTGAGCGCGCAGCCCCACCTCGACGCCTGA